Proteins encoded within one genomic window of Malassezia restricta chromosome VII, complete sequence:
- a CDS encoding peroxisomal carrier protein gives MSKQQQQVPLTPFENALAGALGGVFSNAVIYPLDTVKTVIQADHKASSEKTKKQLGMLQTLVVIARAKGVRSLYRGFFANMANTFIQQFAYFYWYSLVRSVYIKRVLRAATATPVLSVLTELVLGAVAAALAQLFTTPVGVIATRQQVGSASDGEEEDNSILGHIRDIYHQDGVAGFWRGLKPSLVLTINPAITYGVYERVKSVILAASGGHMTPGKSFVIGALSKSLATVVTFPYILSKTRLQTKNTPHNTAFAVLYHIYEQKGVIGWYQGMHAQITKAVLSQALLFFFRDYFEMWTRQLLVLSNTKSVP, from the coding sequence ATGTcgaagcagcagcagcaggtgcCCCTTACGCCGTTTGAGAATGCCCTGGCGGGCGCGCTGGGTGGTGTGTTTTCGAATGCAGTGATATACCCGCTCGATACGGTCAAGACGGTCATCCAGGCGGACCACAAGGCGTCGAGTGAGAAGACCAAGAAGCAGCTGGGGAtgctgcagacgctcgtagtgatcgcgcgcgccaaggGTGTTCGCTCGCTGTACCGCGGCTTTTTTGCCAATATGGCGAATACGTTCATCCAGCAGTTTGCCTACTTCTACTGGTactcgctcgtgcgcaGTGTATATATCAAGCGCGTGCTTCGCGCTGCCACAGCCACGCCCGTGCTGAGTGTGCTGAcggagctcgtgctgggcgctgtggctgctgctcttgcgcagctgTTCACGACGCCTGTCGGTGTGATTGCGACGCGCCAGCAGGTCGGCTCGGCCAGCGACGGAGAGGAGGAGGACAACTCGATACTCGGTCATATCCGCGATATCTACCACCAGGACGGCGTGGCCGGCTTCTGGCGCGGTCTCAAGCCTAGCCTGGTGCTCACGATCAACCCTGCGATCACATACGGTGTGTACGAACGCGTCAAGAGCGTGATCCTCGCCGCCTCGGGCGGCCACATGACGCCGGGCAAGTCGTTTGTCATCGGTGCGCTGTCCAAGTCCCTCGCTACGGTCGTCACGTTCCCCTACATCCTGAGCAAGACGCGGCTGCAGACGAAAAACACACCCCACAACACCGCCTTTGCCGTGCTGTACCATATCTACGAGCAAAAGGGCGTGATCGGCTGGTACCAGGGCATGCACGCTCAGATCACCAAGGCCGTCCTGTCGCAAGCTCTGCTGTTCTTCTTCCGCGACTACTTTGAGATGTGGACGCGCCAGCTCCTTGTCCTGTCGAATACCAAGTCCGTTCCGTAG
- a CDS encoding ATP-binding cassette, subfamily F, member 2 → MPPVSASKAKRQAEKAAKAAAKGEKTGSSKDSVSTGSTKGSSSTKGTSVDEEGPITDMKKLAIATERNASGVIVSDKQSRDLHIESFSMSFHGRLLIDNATVALNYGQRYGLLGENGSGKTTFLEALANRDVEIPEHIDIYLVRGEADPSDENALDYIIKSAREKVARLEKEIEDMSVADDVDDVALELKMEELDELDPSTFEARAGAILKGLGFSQAMMSKPTSDLSGGWRMRVSLARALFIKPHLLLMDEPTNHLDLEAVVWLEAYLSTYNHILVLTSHSADFMDNVCTNIIDLTIQKKFITYGGNYSIYVRTKSENEVNQMKAYQKQQEEIAHIRKFIASAGTYANLVKQAKSKQKIIDKMEAAGLIEPVVQPKQLRFNFEDVRKLPPPIIAFNDVGFSYSGKEEDFLYKDLSFGIDMDSRVAIVGQNGTGKSTLLNLITGMLQPVAGSVQRHSGLKLGKYSQHSADQLPYDKSPLEYIESMNKEKFPDKDVQFWRAQLGRFGLSGAHQTAPIRTLSDGLRNRVVFSQLAMENPHILLLDEPTNHLDMSSIDALANAIKDFEGGVVIVSHDFRLISQVANELWEVKDRKIVNLTKQDISIQDYKKILMNNSAEAMERAKLTAKTS, encoded by the coding sequence ATGCCGCCTGTTTCTGCATCGAAAGCTAAGCGCCAAGCTGAGAAGGCCGCCAAGGCCGCAGCCAAGGGCGAGAAAACTGGATCGTCGAAGGacagcgtctcgaccgGCAGCACCAAGGGCTCGAGCTCTACCAAGGGCACGAGTGTGGACGAAGAGGGCCCGATCACGGACATGAAGAAGCTGGCCATCGCCACGGAACGTAATGCCTCAGGTGTGATTGTAAGTGACAAACAGAGCCGTGACTTGCACATCGAGAGCTTCTCGATGTCGTTCCACGGCCGTCTGCTGATCGACAATGCCACGGTGGCTCTTAACTATGGTCAGCGCTACGGTCTGCTGGGTGAGAACGGCTCCGGTAAGACGACCTTCCTTGAGGCCCTCGCGAACCGTGACGTCGAGATTCCCGAGCACATTGACATTTACCTCGTGCGGGGTGAGGCCGACCCGTCCGACGAGAATGCCCTTGACTACATCATCAAGTCGGCGCGTGAAAAggtcgcgcgtctcgagaaGGAAATCGAGGACATGTCCGTGGCCGACGATGTTGATGACGTGGCCTTGGAGCTGAAGATGGAAGagctcgatgagctcgacCCCAGCACGTTTGAGGCTCGTGCCGGAGCTATCCTCAAGGGTCTCGGTTTCTCGCAAGCCATGATGAGCAAGCCTACAAGCGACTTGTCTGGTGGTTGGCGTATGCGTGTGTCGCTCGCGCGTGCACTGTTCATCAAGCCACACCTGTTGCTGATGGATGAGCCGACGAACCACTTGGACCTGGAGGCCGTGGTATGGCTCGAGGCGTACCTGTCGACATACAATCATATCCTGGTGCTGACATCGCACAGTGCCGACTTTATGGACAATGTCTGCACGAACATTATTGACCTGACCATCCAGAAGAAGTTTATCACGTACGGTGGTAACTACTCGATCTATGTGCGTACCAAGTCGGAGAACGAGGTCAACCAGATGAAGGCATACCAAAAGCAGCAAGAGGAAATTGCTCATATTCGCAAGTTTATTGCCAGTGCGGGTACGTACGCCAACTTGGTCAAGCAGGCCAAGTCGAAGCAAAAGATCATCGACAAGATGGAGGCGGCCGGTCTCATTGAGCCTGTCGTCCAGCCCAAGCAGCTGCGCTTCAACTTTGAGGATGTCCGCAAGCTGCCACCGCCCATCATTGCTTTCAATGACGTCGGCTTCAGTTACAGCGGCAAGGAAGAGGACTTTTTGTACAAGGACCTGAGCTTTGGTATCGACATGGACAGTCGCGTAGCTATCGTGGGTCAGAACGGTACGGGTAAGTCGACCCTGCTCAACCTCATCACCGGTATGCTCCAGCCTGTGGCCGGCAGCGTCCAACGCCACTCGGGTCTCAAGCTCGGCAAGTACTCGCAGCACTCTGCGGACCAGCTGCCCTACGACAAGAGTCCGCTCGAGTACATCGAGTCCATGAACAAGGAGAAGTTCCCCGACAAGGATGTGCAGTTCTGGCGCGCTCAGCTTGGCCGCTTCGGTCTGTCGGGCGCGCACCAAACGGCGCCGATCCGCACGCTCTCGGACGGTCTGCGTAACCGTGTCGTATTCTCGCAGCTTGCCATGGAGAACCCGCATATTTTGCTTCTTGACGAGCCGACGAACCATTTGGATATGAGCTCGATTGATGCGCTAGCCAACGCCATCAAGGACTTTGAAGGTGGTGTGGTGATTGTCTCGCACGACTTCCGTCTGATCTCGCAGGTGGCCAATGAGCTGTGGGAGGTCAAGGATCGCAAGATTGTGAACCTGACCAAGCAAGACATCAGTATCCAGGACTACAAGAAGATTCTGATGAACAACAGTGCCGAGGCCAtggagcgtgccaagctcACGGCCAAGACATCCTAA
- a CDS encoding mitochondrial distribution and morphology protein 31: MSSLWRSAAMAVGTRRMAWEVAHVHMSAVRRTLPPPRPEEDEKKKHLEPSSSSGRELVDRPLFQNYPRTLRELALRVRRITGPKGEDSKTHLPHRPTRDELLSMAHGFWTRMRIHFKWITIRGFRRFNIDDLSAFFTLGGLGTAIWVIVGTTTFVSVIFAALSLLNMQEWIALQLAKILSRQMGFTIVFGSAIVPKWKEGRISFKDVVITRRAEPTDPVKLHAEHRDDAVSPSMSMQLGAEPAIPAYDTGDHVVQPFDDEHQVERDASTNFSMFELHIDSIDVQLSLSRWFDGRGLLHTMDVRGVRGIVDRRHVFWDPDRPYDPRKARRTAKTNDIDLDSFTVEDFLVTLYQPGDFRAFNVSIFHARIPRLRAQWLFYDLLNADSITGQVDGCLFSLHKPQSVYHTARDMYRKVADQHTPYIQNWSRLRVDGVNIDHVQKMAGLSGPLMWIYSGRFDLVADIKFPRQYGENVDINTILSEIRDTLNATFAGERAATRDSGDALIPGQPELSGPAIVAPVTTVGPQAERARQERAGHDAAARRSRSTYPPRSDAADDDVASLDHTTDIRPSVVIELDVRFKDIKASMPIFTRELNYSTYALARPIVAFMNANKTLIPVKCRILMDLSEFDGSLDLSQTGLPPLVSQKIWEALAHHVASQQANHQRVRNVSLWTLDAIAHGLLRLARHLRDTLTRATPPEVATA; encoded by the coding sequence atgtcgtcgctgTGGCGATCGGCCGCGATGGCTGTGGGGACCCGACGCATGGCGTGGGAagtggcgcatgtgcacaTGAGTGCCGTACGACGCACGTTGCCGCCACCGCGTCCGGAGGAGGACGAAAAAAAAAAGCACCTCGAGccctcctcgtcctcgggGCGGGAGCTGGTGGACCGCCCCCTGTTTCAAAATTACCCACGCACCTTGCGtgagctcgcgctccgcgtgcggcgcatcacgggCCCAAAGGGAGAAGACAGCAAGACGCACCTGCCGCATCGGCCCACGCGCGATGAGCTGCTGAGTATGGCGCATGGATTCTGGAcccgcatgcgcatccacTTCAAGTGGATTACGATCCGCGGGTTCCGGCGCTTCAACATCGATGATCTGAGCGCCTTTTTCACGCTCGGTGGGCTGGGGACCGCCATATGGGTCATTGTCGGCACGACGACGTTTGTGTCGGTGATCTTTGCCGCGCTGAGCCTGCTGAACATGCAGGAGTGGattgcgctgcagctggccAAGATCCTGTCCCGGCAGATGGGCTTCACGATCGTGTTCGGCAGTGCGATCGTCCCCAAGTGGAAAGAGGGGCGCATCAGTTTCAAGGACGTGGTGATtacgcggcgcgccgagccgaCCGATCCCGTCAAGCTGCATGCCGAGCACAGAGACGATGCCGTCTcgccgagcatgtcgatgcagcTGGGCGCCGAGCCGGCGATCCCCGCCTACGATACGGGCGATCATGTGGTGCAGCCGttcgacgacgagcaccAGGTCGAACGCGATGCGAGCACCAACTTTTCCATGTTTGAGCTGCACATCGACTCGATCGACGTGCAGCTGAGTCTCTCGCGCTGGTTCGATGGACGCGGGCTCCTGCACACAATGGATGTGCGCGGTGTCCGCGGCATTGTCGACCGCCGACATGTGTTTTGGGACCCCGATCGGCCCTACGATCCACGCAAGGCTcggcgcacggccaagACGAACGACATTGACTTGGACTCGTTCACCGTCGAAGACTTCCTCGTGACGCTGTACCAGCCCGGCGATTTCCGCGCGTTCAATGTGAGCATCTTTCACGCCCGCATCCCCCGTCTCCGCGCCCAGTGGCTGTTTTACGATCTCCTGAACGCCGACTCGATCACGGGGCAGGTCGATGGATGCCTGTTCAGCTTGCACAAGCCCCAGAGTGTATACCATACCGCCCGAGATATGTACCGCAAAGTGGCCGATCAGCACACGCCGTACATCCAGAACTGGTCGCGCTTAcgtgtcgacggcgtcaACATTGACCATGTCCAAAAGATGGCCGGCCTGTCGGGCCCGCTCATGTGGATCTATTCGGGCCGCTTCGACTTGGTGGCCGACATCAAATTCCCACGGCAGTATGGCGAGAACGTCGACATCAACACGATCCTCTCCGAGATCCGCGATACGCTGAACGCGACCTTTGCAggcgagcgcgccgcgaccCGCGACAGCGGCGACGCCCTCATTCCCGGCCAGCCCGAGCTGAGCGGTCCTGCCATTGTCGCGCCGGTCACCACGGTCGGCCCCCAGGCGGAACGGGCGCGACAGGAGCGCGCGGGacacgacgcagcggcgcgccgctcgcgctctACATACCCTCCGCGCAGTGACGCTGCGGATGACGACGTCGCGTCGCTAGATCATACCACCGACATCCGGCCATCGGTCGTCATTGAGCTCGATGTGCGCTTCAAGGACATCAAGGCCTCGATGCCCATCTTCACACGCGAACTAAACTACTCGACATACGCACTCGCTCGCCCGATCGTCGCATTCATGAACGCGAACAAGACGCTCATCCCCGTCAAGTGCCGCATTCTCATGGATCTGAGCGAGTTCGACGGATCGCTGGACCTGTCCCAAACAGGtctgccgccgctcgtctCGCAAAAGATCTGGGAAGCCCTCGCCCACCATGTGGCGTCACAGCAGGCGAATCaccagcgcgtgcgcaaCGTGAGTCTATGGACACTCGACGCCATCGCACACGGTCTCTTACGACTCGCGCGGCACTTGCGCGATACCTTGACGCGTGCTACGCCGCCCGAAGTAGCCACGGCTTGA
- a CDS encoding large subunit ribosomal protein L41 codes for MFRATEPVWSKASRLPLTSKKANKDFYKGTRAANVLLRKRIALADPKGHQLYDDKDRPRTWNLRTHRIDEARMVSFVVPPGLADTRLKPYVYLGNASDGGTERPQPGQPGAPKMPAGGMNATYYSRLVDRALLSKAK; via the exons ATGTTTCGGGCGACCGAGCCGGTGTGGTCCAAGGCCAGCCGCCTTCCCCTGACGTCGAAGAAGGCGAACAAGGACTTTTACAAGG GCACTCGCGCTGCGAATGTGTTGCTGAGgaagcgcatcgcgctggCTGACCCCAAGGGGCATCAGCTGTATGATGACAAGGATCGGCCGCGGACATGGAACttgcgcacgcaccgcaTCGACGAAGCTCGCATGGTGTCCTTTGTCGTGCCTCCAGGTCTCGCAGATACCAGGCTCAAGCCATATGTGTACCTGGGCAACGCCTCTGATGGCGGCACAGAACGCCCTCAGCCTGGACAGCCAGGCGCGCCCAAGATGCCCGCTGGCGGCATGAATGCGACGTACTATTCTCGCCTTGTCGACCGCGCACTATTGTCTAAGGCCAAGTAG
- a CDS encoding nuclear transcription Y subunit beta, whose product MASAENGVAPTPGISSSENLSAVAVSPPSQALKDTSASDALASQDAIQTSFGMSSNESPDASKAGSEAGARPWPTGLPPLPPHLMGADLPIANISRIMKRALPDNGKIAKNAKECMQECVNELISFVTSEASDRCGSEKRKTINGDDILYSLRVLGFDNYEQVLKVYLSRYRQAQEDNPRQRRRRAMKRRSSPSSRTGSGDGDLSTTEGAVDDDAQEDDDDEDAASDEGGDEE is encoded by the coding sequence ATGGCGAGTGCGGAGAATGGCGTAGCGCCCACACCAGGCATCTCATCCTCCGAGAATCTCTCCGCCGTAGCCGTCTCTCCGCCGTCCCAGGCACTCAAAGACACGTCGGCATCGGATGCTTTAGCATCGCAGGATGCTATACAAACGAGCTTTGGCATGAGCTCCAACGAAAGCCCTGACGCCAGCAAAGCCGGGTCCGAGGCCGGCGCACGCCCCTGGCCCACAGGACTGCCTCCGTTGCCACCGCACTTGATGGGTGCTGATCTGCCCATTGCTAATATCTCTCGCATCATGAAACGTGCCCTGCCGGACAATGGCAAAATTGCGAAGAATGCCAAAGAATGCATGCAAGAGTGCGTCAACGAACTTATTAGCTTTGTGACATCCGAGGCCAGTGATCGATGCGGCAGCGAAAAGCGCAAAACGATCAATGGCGACGACATTTTATATtcgctgcgtgtgcttgGATTTGACAACTATGAGCAGGTGCTCAAAGTGTATCTGAGCCGCTACCGCCAAGCACAAGAAGACAACCCGCGtcagcgccggcgcagaGCCATGAAGCGGCGCTCCTCGCCGTCATCCCGGACTGGATCTGGCGACGGGGATCTCTCTACTACGGAGGGTGCAgtggatgatgatgcgcaggaggacgacgacgacgaagacgccGCAAgcgacgagggcggcgaCGAAGAGTAA
- a CDS encoding charged multivesicular body protein 1 — protein MYSSGGLENSLFQLKFTIKSLQRQANKAARDEATEKAKLKKALAQGNSEGARIYAANSIRKKNESLNLLRLSSRIDAVASRVETAVSMRQVTGGMAHVVRGLDRAMQTMDLERISLVMDKFEGQLEDVDVQTSYMENTMNATTATGMPQDQVDSLLQQVADENGIEVHQQLGEAGLAGKVSDLPAESSSARRNAPSADQDEALAQRLRALRPAT, from the exons ATGTACAGCAGCGGCGGACTGGAAA ACTCGCTCTTTCAGCTCAAG TTTACTATCAAGTCGCTTCAGCGCCAAGCGAAcaaggcggcgcgtgaTGAGGCGACGGAAAAGGCCAAGCTGAAAAAG GCCCTCGCCCAAGGGAATAGCGAAGGCGCACGCATATACGCGGCCAACTCGATCCGCAAGAAGAACGAGTCGCTGAATCTGCTGCGCCTCAGTAGCcgcatcgatgccgtggcgAGCCGGGTCGAAACGGCCGTGTCGATGCGCCAGGTCACAGGCGGTATGGCCCACGTCGTTCGTGGCCTCGATCGCGCTATGCAGACCATGGACCTGGAAAGAATCTCCCTGGTGATGGACAAGTTTGAGGGCCAGCTTGAGGATGTCGACGTTCAGACCTCCTACATGGAAAACACTATGAACGCTACGACAGCGACAGGCATGCCTCAGGACCAGGTCGACTCGCTTCTGCAGCAGGTGGCGGATGAAAATGGCATCGAAGTTCACCAGCAGCTGGGCGAGGCGGGTCTCGCTGGCAAAGTGTCAGACCTGCCCGCGGAATCGAGCTCCGCACGACGAAACGCGCCGTCTGCGGACCAAGACGAGGCGTTAGCGCAACGACTTCGCGCGCTGCGACCGGCCACCTGA
- a CDS encoding centromere protein k codes for MAEERLASAILEVQRRLAAPPDSIRASYDREHMSQTLARCIAQHRALLAEAEEALAWEKRMHAENAALLDDMSRMRDAPAPLPPSSHTESELLAALVRVTDRAFDDRRQCQQLRQVLDLLLNALWDCPDDPYVSMRGLDTQVAAFLHQAGLVRAHPTEPDAVRLVAFHEALPDARTSRPTVYG; via the exons ATGGCGGAGGAGCGCCTAGCGAGCGCCATCTTGGAGGTGCAGCGAC GCTTGGCAGCGCCACCCGACTCGATCCGTGCATCGTATGATCGGGAGCACATGTcgcagacgctcgcgcgGTGCATagcgcagcatcgtgcgctgctcgccgaggcagaagaggcgctggcgtggGAGAAGCGGATGCATGCGGAGAATGCGGCGCTTCTGGacgacatgtcgcgcatgagggatgcgccggcgcccCTGCCGCCCAGCTCGCACACCGAGTCGGAGctgctggcggcgctcgtccgcgTGACAGATCGCGCCTTTGACGACAGGCGGCAGTgccagcagctgcggcaGGTGCTCGATCTCCTCCTGAACGCATTGTGGGACTGCCCCGACGACCCATACGTGAGCATGCGCGGTCTCGATACCCAGGTGGCGGCCTTTCTGCACCAGGCGGGCCTGGTGCGCGCCCACCCCACCGAGCCAGACGCCGTGCGACTCGTGGCCTTCCACGAGGCCCTGCCTGATGCGCGCACATCGCGGCCTACCGTGTATGGCTAA
- a CDS encoding UTP--glucose-1-phosphate uridylyltransferase, translated as MVDKLSSSLDSVGLRNERQRAGSHIDFKSATSAVASKAMRNELNALIEGIEDPNAKRAFEAEMSSFYHLFNRFLAEKAKGVKLDWDKIQPPAAEQVTPYASLPQASDPSVLSKLAVLKLNGGLGTTMGCTGPKSIIEVREGMTFLDMSVRQIEHLNGTYNVNVPFILMNSFNTDDDTARVIQKYANHNVEIMTFNQSRYPRINRDTLLPCPRSATSNKNLWYPPGHGDLFDAMHNSGLLDSLLAMGKEYVFVSNVDNLGAVVDLNIYQHMIDTQAEFISEVTDKTKADVKGGTLIDYEGTIRLLEIAQVPDEHVEDFKSIKKFKIFNTNNLWLNLRAIKRVVENDELDLEIITNNKSLDNGEPVIQLETAVGAAIKHFRGAKGVNVPRSRFLPVKSCSDLLLITSDLYSLEHGKLVMNPQRQFSQTPVVKLGDTFKKVANYQKRFKSIPKMMELDHLTVMGDVSFGRNVVLKGTVIIVANEGNHIAIPDGSVLENKLVTGNLSIIDH; from the exons ATGGTGGACAAGCTCTCTTCGTCGCTTGACAGTGTCGGTCTCCGAAAtgagcgccagcgtgcGGGCTCCCATATT GACTTCAAGTCGGCCACGTCGGCTGTGGCCAGCAAGGCCATGCGCAACGAGCTCAACGCGTTGatcgagggcatcgaggaCCCTAACGCGAAGCGCGCCTTTGAGGCCGAGATGTCGTCGTTCTACCACCTGTTCAACCGCTTTTTGGCTGAGAAGGCCAAGGGCGTCAAGCTTGACTGGGACAAGATTCAGCCGCCGGCGGCTGAACAGGTGACGCCGtacgcgtcgctgccgcaGGCGTCAGACCCCTCTGTGCTGAGCAAGCTCGCGGTGCTGAAGCTCAACGGTGGACTTGGCACGACGATGGGCTGCACGGGCCCCAAGAGTATCATCGAGGTGCGTGAGGGCATGACGTTCTTGGACATGTCTGTGCGTCAGATCGAGCACTTGAACGGCACGTACAACGTCAATGTGCCCTTCATTCTCATGAACTCGTTCAacacggacgacgacacCGCTCGCGTGATCCAGAAGTACGCGAACCACAACGTTGAGATCATGACGTTCAACCAGTCGCGCTATCCGCGCATCAACCGTGACACTCTCCTGCCGTGCCCTCGCAGCGCGACGTCGAACAAGAACCTGTGGTACCCACCTGGCCATGGTGACCTGTTTGATGCGATGCACAACTCGGGCCTGCTCGACAGCCTGCTGGCGATGGGCAAGGAGTATGTGTTTGTGTCCAACGTGGACAATCTTGGTGCGGTCGTCGACCTGAACATTTACCAGCACATGATCGACACGCAGGCGGAGTTCATTTCCGAGGTCACGGACAAGACCAAGGCGGATGTCAAGGGCGGTACGCTGATTGACTACGAAGGCACGATCCGCCTGTTGGAAATTGCGCAGGTGCCGGatgagcacgtcgaggaCTTCAAGTCGATTAAGAAGTTCAAGATCTTCAACACCAACAACCTGTGGCTGAACCTCCGTGCGATCAAGCGCGTTGTGGAgaacgacgagctcgatcTCGAAATCATCACGAACAACAAGTCGCTGGACAATGGCGAGCCTGTCATCCAGCTGGAGACGGCGGTCGGCGCGGCGATCAAGCATTTCCGTGGTGCCAAGGGTGTGAATGTcccgcgctcgcgctttTTGCCTGtcaagagctgctcggaCCTGCTGCTGATTACGAGCGACTTGTATagcctcgagcacggcaAACTCGTGATGAACCCGCAGCGCCAATTTAGCCAGACGCCGGTGGTCAAGCTGGGCGACACGTTCAAGAAGGTGGCGAACTACCAAAAGCGCTTCAAGAGCATTCCGAAGATGATGGAGCTCGATCACCTGACGGTCATGGGCGACGTGTCGTTTGGCCGCAATGTGGTGCTGAAGGGCACCGTGATTATCGTCGCGAACGAGGGCAACCACATCGCGATCCCTGACGGCTCCGTGCTAGAGAACAAGCTCGTGACGGGCAACCTCTCCATCATTGACCACTAA
- a CDS encoding capping protein (actin filament) muscle Z-line, beta — protein sequence MSADALSLSLDMMRRLPPQHVTSNVEALMQVLPNDAEDLASSVDQPLTLRVDDSPGGAGREFVCCDYNRDGESWRSWYTNTFHPPLDGEPIVPVGALRELELQANDAFDTYRKLYYDTGYTSTYLWDLEGDDPSKLPTKFAGAVLFKKALQGPASDAAKGTGGAWDSIHVFEVHVTGRTAQYKVTSTVMLTLKRQAPGELGLVDLSGHLTRQGQDTQGVTDSASHIVNLGRLLEDMESKIRNQLQEIYFGKMRDTVDQLRSTEDLEALRLAQQLQEELRGGWER from the coding sequence ATGAGCGCGGATGCCTTGTCGCTGTCGCTGGATATGATGCGCCGGCTGCCGCCGCAGCACGTCACGTCGAATGTtgaggcgctcatgcaggTGCTTCCAAATGATGCGGAAGATCTTGCGTCGAGCGTGGATCAGCCGCTcacgctgcgtgtcgaCGACTCGCCGGGCGGTGCAGGCCGGGAGTTTGTCTGCTGTGACTACAATCGTGATGGCGAgagctggcgcagctggtATACCAACACGTTCCACCCACCGCTGGATGGTGAGCCGATCGTGCCCGttggcgcgctgcgtgaaTTAGAGCTCCAGGCGAATGACGCATTTGATACCTACCGTAAGCTGTACTATGACACGGGATACACCAGCACGTACTTGTGGGACTTGGAGGGGGATGATCCAAGCAAGCTCCCGACTAAGTTTGCTGGCGCTGTGCTATTCAAAAAAGCGCTGCAAGGCCCAGCGTCGGATGCCGCTAAAGGCACGGGGGGCGCGTGGGACTCGATTCACGTGTTTGAAGTACACGTAACGGGGCGCACGGCGCAATACAAGGTGACAAGCACCGTCATGCTGACGCTTaagcgccaggcgccgGGTGAGCTGGGCCTAGTCGACCTGAGTGGGCACCTGACGCGCCAGGGCCAAGATACCCAGGGCGTGACGGACAGCGCCAGTCACATTGTGAATCTCGGGCGCCTCTTGGAAGATATGGAGAGCAAGATACGAAACCAACTGCAGGAAATCTACTTCGGCAAGATGCGCGATACGGTGGATCAATTACGTAGTACCGAGGATTTAGAGGCCTTGCGCCTggcccagcagctccaggaGGAGCTGCGTGGAGGCTGGGAACGGTAA
- a CDS encoding protein phosphatase 1 regulatory subunit 7, protein MTKKVQVVGAPPMVQRPPATQESDSEAEAPHESEHIDGHGDDEEHGDDEEHGDDDMDELMSAFEDDETDLDLTHLRIKSTKNMHLARFHDTLVRLVLRQNEIRSMRGKDLGAVPHLQELDLYDNAIEHISGLENNLELEILDLSFNNIRHVSRVSHLPRCHTLYLVQNKIAHIRPTDLQPPIAWSLRSLELGGNRLRSLENLSHLINLEELWVGKNKITSLQGIAPLTKLRVLSIQSNRLTKLEGLETLTALEELYLSHNGIKKLENLEHNTQLTTLDFCANQVTTIEHVRHLSRLSQFWANDNLITDLNHLDAHLGPQYMPHLDTVYLEGNPGQKSEGANYRRKVQLALPQIAQLDATLVRRS, encoded by the coding sequence ATGACCAAAAAGGTACAAGTGGTGGGTGCGCCACCGATGGTGCAGCGGccgccagcgacgcaagaGAGCGACTCGGAGGCGGAGGCACCGCACGAGAGTGAGCACATAGATGggcacggcgacgacgaagagcatggcgatgacgaagagcatggcgacgacgatatGGACGAGCTGATGAGCGCCTTTGAGGACGACGAGACCGACCTGGATCTGACGCACCTGCGCATCAAGTCGACGAAAAACATGCATCTTGCGCGTTTCCATGATACCCTAGTTCGtctcgtgctgcgccagaaCGAGATCCGCTCCATGCGCGGTAAGGACctgggcgccgtgccgcaTCTCCAAGAGCTTGATCTGTACGACAATGCGATCGAACACATCAGTGGTCTGGAGAACAATCTCGAGCTGGAAATCCTCGACCTATCCTTCAACAACATCCGGCACGTATCTCGCGTATCACACCTGCCCAGGTGCCATACCCTCTACCTCGTCCAGAACAAGATTGCCCACATCCGCCCTACGGATCTGCAGCCGCCGATCGCATGGAGTCTGCGCAgtctcgagctcggcgGCAACCGACTCCGCTCCCTTGAGAACCTATCGCACTTGATCAAcctcgaagagctgtgGGTCGGTAAGAACAAAATCACGTCACTCCAGGGCATTGCGCCCCTGACCAAGCTGAGAGTCTTGTCGATCCAGTCGAATCGGCTGACCAAGCTAGAAGGCCTCGAGACTCTGACGGCACTAGAAGAGCTGTATCTGTCCCACAACGGCATCAAGAAACTCGAGAATCTCGAGCACAACACCCAGCTCACAACGCTCGACTTTTGTGCAAACCAGGTCACGACCATTGAGCATGTGCGGCATTTGTCGCGTCTGTCACAGTTCTGGGCCAATGACAACCTGATCACAGACCTGAATCACCTGGATGCGCATCTCGGACCCCAGTACATGCCGCATCTCGATACAGTGTACCTCGAGGGCAACCCAGGACAAAAATCCGAGGGGGCAAACTACCGCCGCAAAGTGCAACTCGCGCTTCCCCAGatcgcgcagctcgatgccACACTCGTGCGGCGTTCATAG